One Fusarium musae strain F31 chromosome 6, whole genome shotgun sequence DNA segment encodes these proteins:
- a CDS encoding hypothetical protein (EggNog:ENOG41) translates to MGMVAMFAPQELDQAKCMKMCLVHDIAESVVGDITPFSGVSRTEKGRREAATIAYIANRWSGPYTAEIEKLWHEFEAGETPEAQFAQDIDKIELLLQAVEYERESKNEKDLGEFMGVARKLRTEAGKAWANEILGDRERFWEGRQHLRGEHAQQGGLSEEMTKAHDAYYG, encoded by the coding sequence ATGGGCATGGTAGCAATGTTTGCACCACAAGAACTTGACCAAGCCAAGTGCATGAAGATGTGCCTTGTTCACGACATTGCGGAATCTGTCGTGGGAGATATTACCCCTTTCAGCGGCGTCTCTAGGACTGAAAAGGGTAGAAGAGAGGCCGCAACCATCGCGTACATTGCCAACCGATGGTCTGGACCATACACTGCCGAGATTGAAAAGCTCTGGCATGAATTCGAAGCTGGTGAAACCCCGGAGGCTCAGTTTGCCCAGGACATTGACAAAATCGAGCTCCTTCTACAAGCAGTTGAGTACGAAAGGGAGAGTAAGAATGAAAAAGACCTGGGTGAGTTCATGGGAGTTGCCCGAAAGTTACGAACTGAGGCTGGAAAGGCATGGGCAAATGAAATACTGGGGGATAGGGAGAGGTTTTGGGAGGGCCGACAACACTTGAGGGGAGAACATGCCCAACAAGGAGGGCTCTCTGAAGAGATGACAAAGGCTCATGATGCATATTATGGATAG